A window of Nicotiana tabacum cultivar K326 chromosome 24, ASM71507v2, whole genome shotgun sequence contains these coding sequences:
- the LOC107804624 gene encoding nascent polypeptide-associated complex subunit alpha-like protein isoform X1 has protein sequence MTAQSQEEILAAHLEQQKIESEEPIIEDEADDDDDEDDDDDKDEDDAEEDGDASGRSKQSRSEKKSRKAMIKLGMKPIPGVSRVTVKKSKNILFVISKPDIFKSPASDTYVIFGEAKIEDLSSQLQSQAAEQFKAPNLSNVISKPEPSTVAQDDEDVDETGVEPKDIELVMTQAGVSRAKAVKALKVADGDIVSAIMELTN, from the exons ATGACTGCTCAATCCCAAGAAGAAATCCTAGCCGCTCATCTCGAACAACAAAAGATTGAG TCAGAGGAGCCGATTATTGAGGATGAggccgatgatgatgatgatgaagatgatgacgaTGACAAAGATGAAGATGATGCTGAAG AAGATGGAGATGCTAGTGGTAGGTCAAAGCAGAGCAGgagcgagaagaagagtcgaaaAGCTATGATAAAGCTCGGAATGAAGCCAATCCCAGGGGTTAGCCGTGTCACTGTCAAGAAGAGCAAGAAT ATTCTATTTGTCATCTCGAAACCGGATATTTTCAAAAGCCCTGCGTCAGACACATATGTTATATTTGGTGAGGCAAAGATTGAGGATTTGAGCTCACAATTGCAGAGTCAAGCTGCTGAGCAGTTCAAGGCTCCTAATTTGAGCAACGTTATATCAAAGCCAGAGCCATCAACAGTAGCTCAGGACGATGAGGATGTAGATGAAACTGGCGTAGAACCCAAGGATATCGAGCTGGTGATGACTCAAGCAGGCGTTTCCAGAGCTAAAGCTGTCAAAGCTCTCAAGGTTGCAGATGGTGATATTGTCTCTGCCATTATGGAGCTTACAAACTAG
- the LOC107804624 gene encoding nascent polypeptide-associated complex subunit alpha-like protein 1 isoform X2 codes for MTAQSQEEILAAHLEQQKIESEEPIIEDEADDDDDEDDDDDKDEDDAEDGDASGRSKQSRSEKKSRKAMIKLGMKPIPGVSRVTVKKSKNILFVISKPDIFKSPASDTYVIFGEAKIEDLSSQLQSQAAEQFKAPNLSNVISKPEPSTVAQDDEDVDETGVEPKDIELVMTQAGVSRAKAVKALKVADGDIVSAIMELTN; via the exons ATGACTGCTCAATCCCAAGAAGAAATCCTAGCCGCTCATCTCGAACAACAAAAGATTGAG TCAGAGGAGCCGATTATTGAGGATGAggccgatgatgatgatgatgaagatgatgacgaTGACAAAGATGAAGATGATGCTGAAG ATGGAGATGCTAGTGGTAGGTCAAAGCAGAGCAGgagcgagaagaagagtcgaaaAGCTATGATAAAGCTCGGAATGAAGCCAATCCCAGGGGTTAGCCGTGTCACTGTCAAGAAGAGCAAGAAT ATTCTATTTGTCATCTCGAAACCGGATATTTTCAAAAGCCCTGCGTCAGACACATATGTTATATTTGGTGAGGCAAAGATTGAGGATTTGAGCTCACAATTGCAGAGTCAAGCTGCTGAGCAGTTCAAGGCTCCTAATTTGAGCAACGTTATATCAAAGCCAGAGCCATCAACAGTAGCTCAGGACGATGAGGATGTAGATGAAACTGGCGTAGAACCCAAGGATATCGAGCTGGTGATGACTCAAGCAGGCGTTTCCAGAGCTAAAGCTGTCAAAGCTCTCAAGGTTGCAGATGGTGATATTGTCTCTGCCATTATGGAGCTTACAAACTAG